The genomic segment tcacctgttaaatccacttcaatcagtgttgttagggttgaactggctatttgtatgcataacctttataatatactggggaagctatgctaAGTACATAAACTACGAGTAAATCTACGGTTGAAGACAAGAAGAACTACaaccggcaacaggaagtgcgtcacgacgcTGGGATCAGCCTACACGCCGACGacaggaggagcaagtttaaaccacgctcctcctccctcggacaggccagcattgagctgGAAATATCTCTCAgtataaaagagagaacaatagaatGTGACGCCCTCTTCTctgttttgccctgcgaggtaaaacagcgagaccgtatatatacgaaccacacatataccacacacgtgtttgcattaattaaagtacagctaaatcagaagttactatgtgctgactattttgttctgttaccagaAACGAACTGTCGCAACATTAacagtgtatatgaaggggaagagacgggttaaagaaggatttctaagccttgagacatggattgtgtatgtgtgccgttcagaaTGTTCCCCGTTCTTAAAATGAAATTAGTCTCTAATTAGTAGCCAGGCCTATTTTTCCCCCCAGCTTTCGTTTCTCGTAAAAACAATTCCCCAGGTTTCGTTTCAGGTAACTCAGCTGACGCTCCCGAGGCTTGTACAGCTTTGCTTGCTGCCACTGCTCAATCACAAGTTTCTAGGACTCAGCCTGCTCGCAGTTTGTTACAAGTTCGAGGAGTCAACCTACTCGCAGTCTGTTACAGTGAAAATGTATGGCATAGTCAGGGAACGGTAAGCGAcacatatgtatttattttaattagCAAATTATCTAAACAATTCTTAGAAAAAAAATAATTTGTATTTGACTCTATCTGCCCAGACAAAATGCTTGTTTCCTATTGTATTCACTGTGCATCACTAGGCTATGCGCTCACATCGGGCAACTAATTTAAACAAGATGATAATGTACGAATTTCTTGGTGGATTACATCATGTATGGACAAGTTTGTTTACTAAATTAGATGCATGGCGTGCATTAGGACCGCAAtattcttaagtttcgttttcaGAGAAGGGCAGCCGCTTTAATTAAAGAAACTCAATTGAGCCCTAACTGGTTTGGAGAAACGAAACTGATTTCATGCCGTTGACAAAATCTTTATATTTTAAAGCTATAATATCAATTAGTATCAGATATGCTAGTGATGTTGTTTCAAACGTTTAAATTATTTGAGCTCATTTTACAGTATATGAAAGTaaaacaaattgtatttttctctAATTGTGACTTGTTTGACAACAGTTTATACATTAGATTTTTTATcacacctttatttaaataggccatagtagcaaattaattacaatttagaaaattaacactggagtgatagatgagcagatgatgatttTTTatcacacctttatttaaccaggtaggctagttgagaacaagttctcatttacaactgcgacccggccaagataaagcaaagcagtgtgacacaaacaacagagttacacatggaataaacaagcgtacagtcaataacacaatagaaaaaagtctatatacagtgtgtgcaaatggagtaaggaggtaaggcaataaataggccatagcagcagagtaattacaatttagcaaattaacactggagtgatagatgaacagatgatgatgatcagatgatgatgtgcaagttgaaatattggtgtgcaaaagagcagaaaagtaaataaaaacaatatggggatgaggtaggtaggataggtaggctatttacagatggactatgtacagctgcagcgatcggttagctgatagctgatgtttaaagttagtgagggaaatataagtctccagcttcagcgatttttgcaattcgttccagtcaatggcagtagacaactggaaggaaaggcggccaaaagaggtgttggctttgggggtgaccagtgagatatacctgctggagcgcgtgctacgggtgggtgttatggtgaccagtgagctgagataaggcggagctttacctagcatagacttataggtgacctggagccagtgggtctggcgacgaatatgtggcGAGGGCCATAATGCTTTGCATCaatagcatatatatatatatatatatatatgcgcttTCCTCATCCTGCTTCTTCCTTTTCTTTTTTTAGACATTTCATACATCTTCATTGGCTGTGGATTGTCGGCTATGTTGGTGAGTATAAATTAACTCTATCCACaattataaactggatggttcaagccctgaatactgattggctgaaagccgtggtacatcagaccatataccatgggtatgacaagaTGTCATTTTACTGctataattacattggtaaccagtttataatagcaataaggcacctcggggttgGTGGTAcattgccaatataccatggcgaagggctgtatccagacactccacgttgcgtcgtggctaagaacagcccttagccatagtatattggccatataccacaccccgtGTTCATGTTCTAATTGCTTAATTAGAACATGAACATTGGAAAATCATGGATTTGTAGTTTTATTTGCCAATCATTGGTTCCAACTctctcctacagcctcctccccCCTGTCTTCCATTCCTGTCCCCATCTCTTGCCATGTGGGAAGCCAAGCCATCCTTCCCTGCAAGTGGAAGTCCCAGCTAGACAAAATCCCAGTTTGCCATGTCCAGTGGCAGACACCTGATGAGACCGTGTTTGAACAGATGGGGGCGCAACGGTGGCAGGCAACCGAGTTTGAGGGGCGGGTGGAGGTACCTGAGGAAAAGCTGTGGGAGGGAGACTGCTCTCTGATCTTGCGTGACGTGCAGTTGGGGGATGTGGGGCTTTACGAGAGCTTCATGGTGGTTGACAGGGCACGTAATAAGAGGCGGGTGTTCATCCAGAGTGTCCAGCTCTCAGTCGATGGTAAGGGTTGAACTATCTTTACTACACGGTGGGGCTATAAGGCCAGGTGAAAGTGATCAGAAGTTAACTTTATGGCACTGCACCTCATTTAGACCACCTGAAATGTGCAGAAGTCACAGTTTCAGATTGGTCCAGCATTCCACTTTCCTCACGATCTCTTACCTAATTTCTTCTGTAATTCTCTTCAGACTACACGTCCAAGGAGTCCTTGAGGGTGGGTGAAACCCTGGACCTGAATCTCCACACTCCCCAGGCCATGAAAGTGGTCTTCCAGGGGAGGAACAGCACAGAGTTGACGGTCCTGTGGATGAGGGGTGAAGAGGTCAACAGGGGTCGTCTTGAGGCTAAAGGGTTGGTGGTCCGCCTCAAAGGGTTAAGGATAGATGACGGTGGGACCTATAACGTGTTGGATTCCCATGGGCTGTCAATTAGCAGGGTTCAACTTACAGTGGAAGGTAAAATACCTGAGCCATGGTGGCAACAGATCGTCTTCTCTGGGTATACTTATGAAGAACTTGGTTAATAATATAAGTAATGTTTGGGATTTCTAACTACTACATTTTTTCCCCTTTAGCGTATCAGGTTGGTGAAACTCAAACA from the Salmo trutta chromosome 36, fSalTru1.1, whole genome shotgun sequence genome contains:
- the LOC115175900 gene encoding uncharacterized protein LOC115175900; its protein translation is MDCVTQLTLPRLVQLCLLPLLNHKFLGLSLLAVCYKFEESTYSQSVTVKMYGIVRERHFIHLHWLWIVGYVASSPLSSIPVPISCHVGSQAILPCKWKSQLDKIPVCHVQWQTPDETVFEQMGAQRWQATEFEGRVEVPEEKLWEGDCSLILRDVQLGDVGLYESFMVVDRARNKRRVFIQSVQLSVDDYTSKESLRVGETLDLNLHTPQAMKVVFQGRNSTELTVLWMRGEEVNRGRLEAKGLVVRLKGLRIDDGGTYNVLDSHGLSISRVQLTVEAYQVGETQTFHQILVKQAPIGKSTFNRSSSLLMLFVLLFSPLIQHLF